TAACTAAATTAAAATCATTTGCTTCTTCACCTGTTTTTAGTAAAAAATATTGGATCAAATTTGACTTAGGCAATTTTTTTGGTTTAAAAGCATAAAAGAAGGAAGTGCCGTCTTCTAATTTTAGATCTGTGTTGTTATTTACAGTTTTATCCAAAGAAATTCCGCCTTCGGCTAGATAAATACCTTGTTCTTGTTCATCAATATGAACTTTTTCTTTTGATTTATCTGAAGGAGCTGGATTTGCCTTAAATCTAAAATTTGGATTATTAACGGCTGAAATTGATTTTACAACTTGCTGTTTTTGGCCATTTAAAGATTCTTCTTCTGTTTCAACATTAGTTTTTCAATCTAAAAATAGGTGAGTTTTGACGCTATCAGAAAAAGATTTATAAAGTTTATTTTCTTTATTTACATCGTCAAGTTCAATTGTTAGATTTCTTTCAATTCCATTAGGGGTTTTAATCTTAAGATTTATTTCATAAGTCTCATCTTTATGATCTGCAGAAAAAGAAATAGAAGTGCCTTCAGGAAGATCAGCTTTTTCAAGATTTTCAAGAAGTTTTCTTAGGTAATCACCTAGTAAGGATTGTTGATTTGGAGAAGTGGTTGGGCTTGGAGCTGGGGTTGGGGCTGGATCTTGACTAGTAGAAGGACTTGAATCTGAACTAGGAGGAGGGGTTGGGGCTGAAGAAGGTGCTGCGCTTGAAGAGGAACTTGCATCCTCTGTATCTTGGAATAAGGTTGGTAAAGCGCTAACATCTGCAACAACTGATGTAGAAGTATCTGAACCTTCAGTACCCTGATCAGCACCTGGAACAGCGCTTGGAGTTATTGGAGTTTGATTAATTTTATTGCTTTTTGTTGCAAAAAAATTAAGAGCCTCGAAAAAAGGTTTTAGTTGAGTTGTTATATCTTTTATATCGTAAGGTTTATTCAAAAAAGGTTTGATTTTATCATCAATTGTTGAAGCAAAAACTGTAATTGGCAAATCTTTCTTGATTTCAAAGCTTAAATTGTCAATATCTTGTGATCCTTGTTGATCAAAACTCTCAATTGCATTTTTAAAATATGCACCATAAATTTCTTCGGTTGTATCAAATTCTAGTTCAAAATTGAAAGTATAAGTATTATCTTCGCCAAGTTTTAAACCTAAAGGAAGTGATGTTTCTTCAGTAAAATTACCTTCAAGATTTAGTCCGACATTGATAATATTAGAATTTTTAGGATTATTTTTGTTTTCTTTTACTGAAAAAGCGGCACTTTTTGGATCAAAATTAGGGATTAAATTTTTAATTTCTTCTAGAAATGTTTTATTTTCATTTGAATTTTCGGTTGTATTTGAACCTGAATTTGAAGTAAATCAAGAATTAAACTGCTGAAGATTTAAATTTTGAGGATTTTGAGCAAAATATTCTGATAGACTAAGCTTATTTTGTGCTAAATGTTTAGAAATTGCTGAGCTAAATTTATAATTTTTCTTAAAAATTTTTAATAATCCAGAAGATTTTTTTTGGTCAGTTTTCTTAGGAACATCGACAAAATTAAGTGTTAATTTGCTACTTTTTTGTGTTTTTTTATCAACTAAACTTAATGCTAAGTCAATTTTATTGTCAACATCGTCAATATTTGTAAAATTTAATTTTTCTTGTTGCAATTCAGGTTTTATTTCAAAATTGGAAGGAAAAACAAAAACCGGTTCAGAATTTATGTTGAACGAAATTCCGCCAAATTTAGAAAATGTTGCAAACAGTGCTGAACTTGAATTTTTTGTTTTTTCAAAATTTTCCTTAAATTCATTATAAAACAAAATAGCAATTTCGGTTGCGGTTTTTCCTTCTAAAAAATCTTGATTTAAAAGGCTAATTGATGCACTCAAATTTTGAGCTGAAAAATTCAAGGTTTTATCTTGATCTGAAAAATCTAAGTCAAAACTTGCTGTATAATTTATACTTTTGCTTGAATTTGAAATATTAACGGCAAGATTTT
The sequence above is a segment of the Mesomycoplasma ovipneumoniae genome. Coding sequences within it:
- a CDS encoding P110/LppT family adhesin N-terminal domain codes for the protein MKKIKLNHIIFAIIGVSAVVSISASVPYLISLQSKNYNSKLSEFDEKLANAINLNVNSEFNTTEFDSLVANLKLKSKFAKKLSASDALNLHFDKAYNFDLNNAIDFSQISQKYPDLNFRLVVPRSQSEVKIESNKIKNLAVNISNSSKSINYTASFDLDFSDQDKTLNFSAQNLSASISLLNQDFLEGKTATEIAILFYNEFKENFEKTKNSSSALFATFSKFGGISFNINSEPVFVFPSNFEIKPELQQEKLNFTNIDDVDNKIDLALSLVDKKTQKSSKLTLNFVDVPKKTDQKKSSGLLKIFKKNYKFSSAISKHLAQNKLSLSEYFAQNPQNLNLQQFNSWFTSNSGSNTTENSNENKTFLEEIKNLIPNFDPKSAAFSVKENKNNPKNSNIINVGLNLEGNFTEETSLPLGLKLGEDNTYTFNFELEFDTTEEIYGAYFKNAIESFDQQGSQDIDNLSFEIKKDLPITVFASTIDDKIKPFLNKPYDIKDITTQLKPFFEALNFFATKSNKINQTPITPSAVPGADQGTEGSDTSTSVVADVSALPTLFQDTEDASSSSSAAPSSAPTPPPSSDSSPSTSQDPAPTPAPSPTTSPNQQSLLGDYLRKLLENLEKADLPEGTSISFSADHKDETYEINLKIKTPNGIERNLTIELDDVNKENKLYKSFSDSVKTHLFLDWKTNVETEEESLNGQKQQVVKSISAVNNPNFRFKANPAPSDKSKEKVHIDEQEQGIYLAEGGISLDKTVNNNTDLKLEDGTSFFYAFKPKKLPKSNLIQYFLLKTGEEANDFNLVIEKNRYLDDVFEIGADFVPKPPSKVSNPNKDGFQTTYNGRIIIYTDERMNIGVAFQPENPHSDFQDFLNNSESTIILGVDVQKKDGKSIMNMKFYSTESDDAKKPRFTWSREIPEGAKINFEKGFTFGTTKSKIQEQIDKLPLSRSETGITFKGFVLFDTPQTEEEYNKLFEKFRSEYA